Proteins from a single region of Candidatus Cloacimonadota bacterium:
- the argF gene encoding ornithine carbamoyltransferase → MTVNLKGRSLLTLKDYSKQEILHLINYALELKEHKAHGTLKKKLEGKNIALLFEKSSTRTRCAFVTAAVNEGAHTEYLGKNDIQLGGKETIEDTARVLGRMFDAIEFRGFKQKSVELLAEYSGVPVWNGLTDLYHPTQILADFMTVKEELGSLEDITFAYVGDGRNNVANSLMIGAAKIGMDFRIVAPKVLFPDPKLVDECKKYAEASGARITVTDSIEKGVTKCDVIYTDIWASMGEEDKIPERINVLKPYKITMNMLKMTKKENVIFLHCLPSFHNLKTGVAQKYPDICEVEDDVFESRFSKVFDQAENRLWTIEALMVATLT, encoded by the coding sequence ATGACTGTAAATTTGAAAGGAAGAAGTCTGTTAACATTGAAGGATTATTCAAAACAGGAGATCCTTCATCTTATTAATTATGCACTTGAACTCAAGGAACATAAAGCACATGGCACATTAAAGAAAAAACTCGAAGGGAAGAATATAGCACTTCTTTTTGAGAAAAGCTCCACAAGAACACGCTGTGCATTTGTAACCGCTGCGGTCAATGAAGGGGCTCACACGGAATATTTGGGAAAGAATGATATTCAACTTGGCGGTAAAGAGACGATCGAGGATACAGCAAGAGTACTCGGAAGAATGTTCGATGCGATCGAATTCCGTGGATTCAAACAGAAAAGTGTTGAATTACTTGCAGAATATTCTGGTGTACCTGTATGGAATGGATTGACCGATCTTTACCATCCAACACAAATTTTAGCTGATTTCATGACCGTGAAAGAGGAGCTTGGTTCTCTTGAAGATATAACATTTGCCTATGTTGGCGATGGCAGGAATAATGTTGCAAATTCTCTCATGATCGGCGCTGCAAAGATCGGGATGGATTTTCGTATTGTTGCACCAAAAGTCCTTTTTCCGGATCCTAAACTCGTGGATGAATGTAAAAAATATGCTGAAGCAAGCGGTGCTCGTATTACGGTCACGGACTCAATTGAAAAGGGTGTAACAAAGTGTGATGTTATCTACACCGATATCTGGGCTTCGATGGGAGAAGAAGATAAGATACCCGAGCGAATCAATGTACTGAAGCCCTATAAAATAACCATGAATATGTTGAAAATGACGAAGAAGGAGAATGTGATATTCCTGCATTGCCTTCCATCATTTCATAACCTGAAAACAGGTGTTGCACAAAAATATCCTGATATTTGTGAGGTCGAAGACGATGTATTCGAAAGCAGGTTCTCAAAAGTCTTTGACCAGGCAGAAAATCGATTGTGGACGATCGAAGCTTTGATGGTGGCTACATTAACATAG